In Streptomyces violaceusniger Tu 4113, one DNA window encodes the following:
- the dnaN gene encoding DNA polymerase III subunit beta: MKIRVERDVLAEAVAWTARSLPARPPVPVLAGILMKAEEGALSLSGFDYEVSARVSVEADIEDDGTVLVSGRLLADICRALPNRPVEISSDGVRVTVVCGSSRFTLHTLPVEEYPTLPQMPTATGTVPGEVFAAAAAQVAIAAGRDDTLPVLTGVRIEIEGDTVTLASTDRYRFAVREFLWKPETPDISAVALVPAKTLLDTAKSLTSGDTVALALSGSGAGEGLIGFEGAGRRTTTRLLEGDLPKYRTLFPTEFNSVAVIETPPFVEAVKRVALVAERNTPVRLTFEQGVLILEAGSSDDAQAVERVDAQLDGDDISIAFNPTFLLDGLSAIDSPVAQLSFTTSTKPALLSGRPAMDAEADEAYKYLIMPVRLSG, translated from the coding sequence GTGAAGATCCGGGTGGAGCGCGATGTACTCGCGGAGGCGGTGGCCTGGACGGCCCGCAGCCTCCCGGCCCGACCGCCGGTGCCCGTCCTCGCGGGCATCCTCATGAAGGCGGAGGAAGGCGCGCTCAGCCTCTCCGGCTTCGACTACGAGGTCTCGGCCCGCGTCTCCGTGGAGGCCGACATCGAGGACGACGGCACGGTCCTCGTCTCCGGCCGGCTCCTCGCCGACATCTGCCGCGCCCTCCCCAACCGCCCTGTGGAGATCTCCAGCGACGGGGTGCGGGTGACCGTCGTCTGCGGCTCCTCGCGATTCACACTCCACACCCTGCCTGTGGAGGAATACCCGACGCTGCCGCAGATGCCGACCGCGACCGGCACCGTCCCCGGTGAGGTCTTCGCCGCCGCCGCTGCCCAGGTCGCCATCGCCGCCGGCCGTGACGACACCCTGCCGGTGCTCACGGGTGTGCGGATCGAGATCGAGGGCGACACCGTCACGCTGGCCTCCACCGACCGCTACCGCTTCGCGGTCCGCGAGTTCCTGTGGAAGCCCGAGACCCCCGACATCTCCGCCGTCGCGCTGGTGCCCGCCAAGACGCTTCTCGACACCGCCAAGTCGCTGACCAGCGGTGACACTGTCGCGCTCGCGCTTTCCGGCTCGGGTGCGGGCGAGGGTCTGATCGGCTTCGAGGGCGCCGGGCGCCGTACGACCACCCGGCTGCTCGAGGGCGATCTGCCGAAGTACCGCACGCTCTTCCCCACCGAGTTCAACTCGGTCGCGGTGATCGAGACGCCCCCGTTCGTCGAGGCCGTCAAGCGTGTGGCCCTGGTCGCCGAGCGGAACACCCCGGTGCGGCTCACCTTCGAGCAGGGCGTGCTGATCCTGGAGGCCGGATCCAGCGACGATGCACAGGCTGTGGAGAGGGTGGACGCCCAGCTCGACGGCGACGACATCTCGATCGCCTTCAACCCGACGTTCCTGCTGGACGGCCTCAGCGCGATCGACTCGCCGGTCGCCCAGCTGTCCTTCACCACCTCGACCAAGCCCGCGCTGCTCAGTGGCAGGCCCGCCATGGACGCCGAGGCGGACGAGGCGTACAAGTACCTGATCATGCCGGTGCGACTCAGCGGCTGA
- the dnaA gene encoding chromosomal replication initiator protein DnaA, protein MADVPADLAAVWPRVLERLLGEGSGQGGQGVEAKDEHWIKRCQPLALVADTALLAVPNEFAKGVLEGRLAPVVSETLSRECGRPIRIAITVDESAGEPVVPPQVQREQRESYENREQRESYESYDGRDGYGRQAPDDLPSARPAYPGYQQSRPEPGAWPRPRDDYGWQQPRLGGFPEGDPYASQHAPSGYGQQPYDQQRRGDYRGPGAERPGPGGPGGGPGGGPGPGPERPPYEQRHDLPDPLERARGGPPLLPSQTGAPGPLAAQPAPASGPGEPTARLNPKYLFDTFVIGASNRFAHAAAVAVAEAPAKAYNPLFIYGESGLGKTHLLHAIGHYARSLYPGTRVRYVSSEEFTNEFINSIRDGKADAFRRRYRDMDILLVDDIQFLASKESTQEEFFHTFNTLHNANKQIVLSSDRPPKQLVTLEDRLRNRFEWGLITDVQPPELETRIAILRKKAVQEQLNAPPEVLEFIASRISRNIRELEGALIRVTAFASLNRQPVDLGLAEIVLKDLIPGGEDAAPEITATAIMAATADYFGHTVDDLCGASRSRVLVTARQIAMYLCRELTDLSLPKIGAQFGGRDHTTVMHADRKIRALMAERRSIYNQVTELTNRIKNG, encoded by the coding sequence GTGGCTGACGTACCTGCCGATCTTGCCGCAGTGTGGCCACGCGTGCTCGAGCGGCTGCTGGGAGAGGGCTCGGGACAGGGCGGGCAAGGCGTCGAGGCCAAGGACGAGCACTGGATCAAGCGGTGCCAGCCCCTCGCGCTGGTCGCCGACACCGCGCTGCTCGCCGTCCCCAATGAATTCGCCAAGGGCGTGCTGGAGGGCCGGCTGGCCCCCGTCGTCAGCGAAACGCTGAGCCGGGAGTGCGGCCGCCCCATCCGCATCGCGATCACCGTCGACGAGTCCGCCGGCGAACCGGTCGTCCCGCCGCAGGTCCAGCGCGAACAGCGCGAGTCCTACGAGAACCGTGAGCAGCGCGAGTCCTACGAGAGCTACGACGGCCGGGACGGCTATGGCCGCCAGGCGCCGGACGATCTGCCGTCGGCCCGCCCCGCGTACCCCGGCTATCAGCAGTCGCGCCCCGAGCCGGGCGCCTGGCCGCGGCCCCGTGACGACTACGGCTGGCAGCAGCCCCGGCTCGGCGGCTTCCCCGAGGGCGATCCTTACGCCTCCCAGCACGCCCCGTCCGGCTATGGCCAGCAGCCGTACGACCAGCAGCGGCGCGGCGACTACCGCGGGCCGGGCGCCGAGCGCCCCGGGCCGGGCGGCCCCGGCGGCGGCCCCGGCGGCGGTCCCGGGCCGGGCCCCGAGCGCCCGCCGTACGAGCAGCGCCACGACCTGCCCGACCCGCTCGAGCGCGCTCGCGGCGGACCGCCCCTCCTGCCCTCGCAGACCGGCGCCCCCGGCCCGCTCGCCGCTCAGCCCGCGCCCGCGTCCGGCCCCGGTGAGCCGACCGCGCGGCTGAACCCCAAGTACCTCTTCGACACCTTCGTCATCGGCGCGTCCAACCGCTTCGCGCACGCCGCGGCGGTCGCCGTGGCCGAGGCGCCGGCCAAGGCGTACAACCCGCTGTTCATCTACGGGGAGTCCGGGCTCGGCAAGACCCACCTGCTGCACGCCATCGGTCACTACGCGCGCAGCCTGTATCCCGGCACCCGGGTGCGCTATGTGAGCTCGGAGGAGTTCACCAACGAGTTCATCAATTCCATCCGCGACGGCAAGGCGGACGCGTTCCGCAGGCGCTACCGCGACATGGACATCCTGCTGGTCGACGACATCCAGTTCCTGGCGAGCAAGGAGTCGACGCAGGAGGAGTTCTTCCACACCTTCAATACGCTCCACAACGCCAACAAGCAGATCGTGCTCTCCTCCGACCGGCCTCCCAAGCAGCTGGTCACTCTGGAGGACCGGCTCCGTAACCGCTTCGAGTGGGGCCTGATCACCGATGTGCAGCCGCCGGAGCTGGAGACGCGGATCGCGATCCTCCGTAAGAAGGCGGTGCAGGAGCAGCTGAACGCGCCGCCGGAGGTGCTGGAGTTCATCGCCTCGCGGATCTCCCGCAACATCCGTGAGCTGGAGGGCGCGCTCATCCGCGTCACCGCCTTCGCGAGCCTGAACCGGCAGCCGGTGGACCTCGGGCTCGCCGAGATCGTGCTGAAGGATCTGATCCCCGGCGGCGAGGACGCGGCCCCGGAGATCACCGCTACCGCGATCATGGCCGCGACCGCCGACTACTTCGGGCATACGGTCGACGATCTGTGTGGCGCCTCCCGCAGCCGGGTGCTGGTCACCGCGCGGCAGATCGCGATGTATCTCTGCCGGGAGCTGACCGATCTGTCGCTGCCCAAGATCGGCGCGCAGTTCGGCGGCCGCGACCATACGACGGTCATGCACGCCGACCGCAAGATCAGGGCGCTGATGGCCGAGCGGCGCTCCATCTACAACCAGGTGACCGAGCTGACCAACCGCATCAAGAACGGCTGA
- the gnd gene encoding phosphogluconate dehydrogenase (NAD(+)-dependent, decarboxylating) — MELGLIGLGKMGGNMRERIRRAGHTVIGYDRNPDVADVHSIDELVNKLKGPRVVWVMVPAGVPTQITIDELAELLSPGDIVVDGGNSRWTDDEKHAEQLNAKGIGFVDCGVSGGVWGLDNGYALMYGGAAEHVAQVQPVFDALKPEGEGGAVHAGKVGAGHFAKMVHNGIEYAMMQAYAEGWELLEKVDSVTDVREVFRSWQEGTVIRSWLLDLAVRALDEDEHLAKLRGYAEDSGEGRWTVEAAIDNAVPLPAITAALFARFASRQEDSPQIKMIAALRNQFGGHAVESSDK, encoded by the coding sequence ATGGAGCTCGGTCTCATCGGCCTCGGCAAGATGGGCGGCAACATGCGCGAGCGCATTCGCCGCGCAGGCCACACCGTCATCGGCTACGACCGGAACCCGGACGTCGCCGATGTCCACAGCATCGATGAGCTCGTCAACAAGCTCAAGGGCCCGCGCGTGGTGTGGGTCATGGTCCCGGCAGGCGTCCCCACCCAGATCACCATCGACGAGCTGGCCGAGCTGCTGTCGCCCGGCGACATCGTGGTGGACGGCGGGAACTCCCGCTGGACGGATGACGAGAAGCACGCCGAGCAGCTCAACGCCAAGGGCATTGGCTTCGTCGACTGCGGTGTCTCCGGCGGAGTCTGGGGCCTGGACAACGGCTACGCCCTGATGTACGGCGGCGCCGCCGAGCATGTGGCCCAGGTCCAGCCGGTCTTCGACGCGCTCAAGCCCGAGGGCGAGGGCGGCGCCGTCCACGCCGGCAAGGTCGGCGCGGGCCACTTCGCCAAGATGGTCCACAACGGCATCGAGTACGCGATGATGCAGGCGTACGCCGAGGGCTGGGAGCTGCTGGAGAAGGTGGACTCGGTCACCGACGTCCGCGAGGTCTTCCGCTCCTGGCAGGAGGGCACGGTCATCCGCTCCTGGCTGCTTGACCTGGCCGTGCGCGCCCTGGACGAGGACGAGCACCTGGCGAAGCTGCGTGGCTACGCGGAGGACTCCGGTGAGGGCCGCTGGACCGTGGAGGCGGCGATCGACAACGCCGTGCCGCTGCCCGCGATCACCGCGGCGCTCTTCGCCCGGTTCGCCTCCCGTCAGGAGGACTCGCCGCAGATAAAGATGATCGCCGCGCTGCGCAATCAGTTCGGCGGCCACGCGGTCGAGAGCAGCGACAAGTAA